The stretch of DNA CATGATGGCTGCATTCTCGGCTGTTTGCGCCGCCGTGGGGATTACAAATCTGTCATTTGAGCGTCATCTTCCTGTCAGTGCCCATTGCTTAGACTGGCTACATCTTCACTTCACCCCGAAAGGAAACATCATGTTCAACGCTCTGCGCACCACCATCATCGCCGCCACCTTGTTCACCGGCGCCGCCCACGCTGTGGTCAATCCGAATCCGCAGTTCGGCATGGCCGAAAGCAACGCCAGCGCCGACCGCCAGGTGACCATCAACGCCAACACCAAATCGGTCAACGTCAACAACGGCGACACCGTGGCCTTCAACGTCAATGGCAAGACCTTCACCTGGCATTTTGACACGCTGCACGCCGAAGAAGCCTTCAGCCTGGCCAAAATCGCCCCGGCCGGTATCGATCTCGGCAACGTGACGGTCTACGTCGGCAGCAACCCGCTGTACCGAGGCTAAGCTGGTGCGCGCCGCCCTCATCGCCGGCCTGGCCGCGCTGTCGCTCACAGCGGCAGCGGCCAGCGCGCAGGAGCACCACCATCATGGCGAGGCCGCATCGACGCCCCCGGCGTCGGCAGCGCCGCCCGTCTTCGTCGCCAGCAGCGCCAAGCCGTTCAGCGCGCTGATGGACGACGCCATGGCCGTCATGGACGCCGGCATGCGCCAGGCGCCGATGAACGGCAATCCCGACCACGACTTCGTCACCATGATGATGCCCCATCACCAGGGTGCTGTCGACATGGCAAAAGCAGTGCTGCTATCGACCAAAGATCCCGAGATCCGCAACCTGGCGCTGGGCATCATCGCCGAGCAGCAGGTCGAAATCCAGGTCATGCAGGCCTGGCTAGACCACCATCCCACCAAGGAGACCACCAAATGAAGCAACTCGCATTCGCCGCCGCCATCGGCATGGCCCTGAGCGTCCACGCCGAAGCCGCCATCTCGCCGCTGGACCGGGTCTACACGGCCGACCAGAATACCAATACCGTGTCCGTCTTCAGCCCGGCGTCCAACAAGCTGCTGGGCCAGATCAAACTGGGCAACCAGCGGCCTGACGTGCTGTCGCCGCTGTACAAAGGCGAGATCAATGTGCACGGCCTGGGGTTTTCGCCGGACCACAAGACGCTGATTGCGATTTCCAACGGCTCCAACTCGGTTACGTTTATCGACACCGCCACCAACAAGGTCAAAGGTAAAACCTACGTCGGCCGCTCGCCGCATGAAGGTTTCTTTAGCGCCGATGGCAAGGAAGTGTGGGTAGTGGTGCGCGGCGAGGACTATATTTCGGTGATCGATCCGGTGACCTTCAAGGAAACCCACCGCATCCAGACCGAACTGGGACCGGGCATGGTGCAATTCCATCCGGATGGCAAGCTGGCGTTTGCCGTTTCCAGCTTTACGCCGACCGTCGACATCATCGACGTGGCGACGCACACCATCATCAAACGCATCAATGTGGTCAGCCCGTTCTCGCCCTTCCTGCAATTTACCCCCGACTACAGCGAAATCTGGATGACGCACAAGGACGTCGGCAAAGTCACGCGCATCAGCACCAAGACGCTGGAAGTGACCGGCGTGATCGATACCGGCTTCATCACCAACCACCTGGCGTTTGCCAAGGTCGGCGGCGAAGTGCGCGCGTATGTGACGATCGGCGGCGAAAACGTGGTCAAGGTGTACAGCACCGGCCCGCAAGCGAAACTGCTGGCCACCATTCCGACCGGCGCCCTGCCGCACGGCGCCTGGACCTCGGACGACAACAGCCGGGTCTACATCGGCCTGGAAAACGGCGACGGCGTACAAGTGATCGACACCGCCACCAATAAAGTGATTGCCACCATGGGCGGCGGGCAGGCGCCGCAGGCGCTGGTCTATCTGTCGAACGTGGCGCCATCGGCCACCGACGCGTCCAACCTGGTGCCGCGCGTGAATCAGGATTCGGCGAATATCCAGCTCAAACCGGTCGCCGGCGAAGCCAAGGGCTTTGTGGTGGTGCGCAGCCTGGGCGTGGTGGAATCGATCGAGGCCTTCCTGTACAAGCTCAAGCCGGATACGCAATATGACGTCTATGCGGGCAACGGCGCGGCGCCGGTTGGCAGTTTCCGCACCAACGCCATGGGCATAGCCAACGGCACCATGATCGGCCCGGGCCACGCCGATGGCGCCATCACCGTCAAGCAGGCCGGCGGCGCCACCGTGCTGACCTCCCTATTCCATAAGTAAGAGGATTATTGAGCCTGGCTCAAATCTCTTTTTACCGTGCGGTGCTTGCCGCTTCTTACCGTGCCACTGAGACTGGGGCTCCCCCCCATCTCAGGAGACACAATGCAAAACAAGCCAAGCTGGTATCCGTCGCGCTTTGGCGCGGCAGATGAAATCGGCGCCGCCAACCTCATTACCCCGGAACGGGTGCTGAAGGCGGCGGCGCTGATCAAGACGGGCCGCACCTATCCGCTGGCGGTGCCGGTCAGCAAAGACCTGCCGGCCTTCCGCCACCGCAGCTTCAAACTGTACAACATTCAGCCGGGCGAACAAGCCGGCAAAACCACGGGGCCGAACCAGTTCACCTTCAATGACGAACTGGCGGTGGCGTGGACCGGTGTCGGCACGCAACTCAACGGCATCGGCCATATCGGCATCAACCATGTGTATTACAACGGCAACCACGCCACCGACTTCGTCACCGTGGAAGGGGTCAAAAAGCTGGGCGTGGAAAAAGTGCCGCCGCTGGTGGCGCGCGGCGTGGTGCTGGATATGACCGTGCATTTCGGCGTGGCTATCGTGCCGGGCGGCACCACCATCACGGTGGCCGATATTGAAGCCACGCTGGCGCGCCAGGGCGTTCAGATCGAGGCCGGCGACGTGGTGCTGTTCAATACCGGCTGGCTGGAGCTAATCGGCAAGGACGACAAGCAATTCCTGGAAGTGGAGCCGGGCATCGACATCGAGGCGGCGAAATGGCTGGCCGAGCGTGATATCGTCGCTTTCGGCGGCGACACCTGGGCCTCGGAGGTGTATCCGAACCCGACCGGCGAGGAATTCCCGGTCAACCAGTTCATGCTGGCGCAGCGCGGCATCTACAACCTGGAACTGATCGACACCCGGGCGCTGCTGCGCGACGGCATCTTTGAATTTCTGTTTGTGCTGGGCCAGCCGCTGTATGTCGGCTCGACCCAGGTCAACATCAATCCGGTCGCGATTGCCTGAGCGTTATTTGGCGGCTTCCAGGATCAGATTAGCGATCTCGTCCGCGTGCGAAATCATAGACAGGTGGCTGGACGCCAGCTCGATGGTCCTGGCACCCATGCGCTTGGCCAGGAAACGCTCCAGGTCCGGCGAGGTGGTGCGGTCGTTGGTGGATACCGCGTAATAAGTCGGCTTGACCTTCCACGCCGCCTGCGTGGTGCGGGCGCTGAACAGGGTCTGCGAGATGCGGCCCTGGCCGGCATACAGCACGCGCGCGCGCGCCGGGTCCAGATCGCCGCCGAAGTCGCGCACAAACGCCTCCTCGCTCAGTTGCGCGAAGCCGTCCGGCGATTTCACCAGACCGGCACTGGCCGGCGGCGCCGGGAACTTTGCCGCCAGCGCGCCGTAATCCTCACCGGCATCCGGCGCCCGCGCCGCCACATACACCAGCGCCTTGACCTTCGGATCGACGCCGGTCTCGCTGATCACCGTACCGGCCCACGAATGGCCCACCAGCACCACCGGCCCGTCCTGCAGCGCCAGCACGCGGCGGGTGGCGTCGGCGTCATCCGTCAGCGAGGTCAGCGGGTTCTGCACGGCGGTGACGTGCTTGCCGGCTTGCTGCAATTTGGCGATCACGTCATTCCAGCACGAGCCGTCGGCGTACGCGCCATGCACTAACACGATATTATTCACTTCTGCGGAAGCGGCGCCGGAGAACAAGGCGGCGAAGGCGCCGGCCAGTAACAGCTTTTTCATGATGGTTTCCTTCAGTGATGGGAATGAAACCAGTATAAAAATCCCTCCCTGACGGCAAGGTGACAGCTGGATTACAAACAGATTACATTCCGCACTGGAATACAGCGTATCCGCCGATTGATACATGCCAGAAACAATTCTTAAGTCAACTATAACGATTAAGACGATAAAATTATTCACTAATGTAGCACTTGTTAGCATCCCTGCTGCATAAGCGCAGCATCATCAGCATCACCTTGGCATTGATTAGCCTGGCTCATAAGGTCATGCGATTCCGCCGCATTATTCAAAATGCTGCACCGCGCTATATTGTCCGGTCAGTCTGTCCCTGGGGGTAATTTGTGTGTTAATTGAAATCGTCCGCGTGGCGCTCCGGCGTCCCTATACATTTGTGGTCATGGCCTTGCTGCTGCTGATCATCGGTCCGCTGGCAGCGATGCGCACGCCGACCGACATCTTCCCCGACATCCGGATTCCGGTGATCGCGGTCGCATGGCAGTACACCGGCCAGCCGCCCGACCAGATGGCTGGCCGCGTCTCGACCCTGTTCCAGCGCGCGCTGACCACCACGGTCAACGACATTGAACACATCGAGGCCAACACCTTCACCGGCGTGTCGATCGTCAAGATCTTCTTCCAGCCAGGCGTCAACGTGGCGGTGGCCAATGCCCAGGTAACGGCAATCTCGCAGGCGCTGCTGAAGCAAATGCCGGCCGGTATTACCCCGCCGCTGATCATTAACTACAATGCGGCCACCGTGCCGATTCTGCAAGTGGCGCTGTCGGGCAAAGGCCTGACGGAACAGCAGCTGTCCGACCTGGGCACCAACACCGTGCGCACGCCGCTCGTCAGCGTGCCCGGCGCGGCAATTCCGCTGCCGTACGGCGGCAAGCAGCGCCAGGTGCAGATCGACGTCGATCCGGCGCTGTTGCAGGCGCGCGGCCTGTCGGCGCAGGACATCGCCAACGCGCTGGCCGCCCAGAACGTGCTGACCCCGGTCGGCACGCAGAAAATCGATTCGCTCGAATACACCATCCAGCTCAATAGCGCGCCAACGGCCATCGCCGACCTGGCCCGCCTGCCGGTAAAAGTGGTCAACGGCACCACCATCTACCTGGGCGACATCGCCAACGTCCACGACGGCAATGCGCCGCAAACCAACGTGGTGCACGTCGACGGCAGCCGCTCGGTGCTGATGTCGGTGCTGAAGAATGGTTCGACCTCGACGCTGGCAATTGTTGACGGCATCCGCAACAAGATCGACACGCTGAAATCCGGCTGGCCGGAAGCGCTGAAAGTCACACCGATCAATGACCAGTCCGTGTTCGTGCGCGCTGCCATCAAAGGCGTGGCCTCGGAAGGCGTGATCGCCGCTGCGTTGACCAGCCTGATGATCCTGCTGTTCCTCGGAAGCTGGCGCTCGACGATTATTATTGCGGTATCGATTCCGCTGTCGATTCTCGGCTCCATCATCGCCCTGTCGGCCATCGGCGAATCGCTCAACCTGATGACCCTGGGCGGCCTGGCGCTGGCCGTGGGTATCCTGGTCGATGATGCGACCGTCACCATCGAAAACATCAACTGGCACCTGGAACAAGGCAAGCCGGTTGAAACCTCGATCATGGACGGCGCGGCGCAGATCGCCACCCCGGCTTTCGTCTCGCTGCTGTGTATCTGTATCGTGTTCGTGCCGATGTTCTTCCTGGACGGCGTGTCGCGCTTCCTGTTCGTGCCGATGGCCGAGGCGGTGATCTTCGCAATGATCTTCTCGTTCCTGCTGTCGCGTACCCTGGTGCCGACCATGGCCAACTACCTGCTGAAGGCGCACGATACCGGCGAAGGCCATGCCCACGGCCACCACGGCGCGGCCACCCTGCCGCCATCGCGCAATCCACTGGTCAACTTCCAGCGCGCCTTCGAAGCCCGCTTCGAGCGCCTGCGCGCCGGTTACTACGGCATCCTGGAATCGGCCATCGGCAGCCGTCCGAAGTTCATCATCGGCTTCATGGTGGTGGTGTTGGCGTCGTTTGCACTGGTGCCTTTCCTGGGCAGTAACTTCTTCCCATCGGTCGACTCCGGTCAAGTGCTGCTGCACGTGCGCGTGCCGGTCGGCACCCGGATCGAGGAAACCGCAGCCCGCTTCGCCCACATCGAGCAAGCCATCCGCCGCGTGATCCCGTCCAAGGAAATCGTCACCCTGACCGACAACATCGGCATGCCGGCCAGCTCGATCAATATGGTGTACAACAACACCGGCATGATGGGCACCCAGGACGGCGACTTCCAGATCGCGCTGGGCGAGGATCATGCGCCGACCGCCGAGTACGTGCGCAAGCTGCGCAAGGTGCTGCCGGAAGAATTCCCGGACACCACGTTCTCGTTCCCGCCAGCCGACATCGTCGGCCAGATCCTGAACTTCGGTTCGCCGGCGCCGATCGATATCCAGATCCGCGGCGCCAAGATCGATGACAACTACGTCTACGCTGACAAGCTGCTGAAACGCATTCGCGCCATCAAGGGCGTGGCCGACGCCCGCATCCAGCAGTCGAACAAGGCGCCGGTGTTCAACGTCGACCTCGACCGTACCCAGGCGCAGCAGCTGGGCCTGAACACGCGCGACATCACCAACAGCATGGTGGTCAACCTGGCCGGTTCGTCGCAGGTAGCGCCGACCTTCTGGCTCAATCCCGCCAACGGCGTCAGCTATCCGATCGTCATGCAGACCCCGCAACCGCAGCTGGATTCGCTGACCGCGCTGGCCAACCTGCCGGTCGGTAACGGCACCTCCACCGGCACCGCTACCTTAGGCGGCGTCGCCCGCTTCCAGCGCGGCACCGCGTCGGCGCTGGTCAGCCAGTACGATATTTCGCCGATGGTGCAGATCTACGCCACCACCCAGGACCGTGACCTCGGCGCCGTCGCCAAGGACATCAACAAGGTGCTGGAAGAAACCAAGGCCGAACTGCCGAAAGGTTCGTCGGCGCAGATGCTGGGCCAGGTGAAAACCATGGACCGCGCCTTCTCCGGCCTGCTGTTCGGCCTGCTGGGCGCCGTGGTGCTGATTTACTTCCTGATCGTGGTCAACTTCCAGTCGTGGCTGGACCCGGCCGTGATCGTCTCGGCGCTGCCGGCCGCCCTGGCCGGTATCGTCTGGATGCTGTTCGCCACCAATACCACGCTGTCGGTGCCGGCGCTGACCGGGGCCATCATGTGTATGGGTGTGGCCACCGCCAACTCGGTGCTGGTGATCTCGTTTGCCCGTGAACGGCTGGAAGAACTGGGCGACGCCACCGCCGCCGCGCTGGAAGCCGGCTCGGTCCGCTTCCGTCCGGTGCTGATGACGGCGCTGTCGATGATCATCGGCATGCTGCCGATGGCCCTGGGCCTGGGCGATGGCGGCGAGCAGAATGCGCCGCTGGGCCGCGCCGTGATCGGCGGCCTGATCTTCGCGACCACCGCCACGCTGCTGTTCGTGCCGGTTGTGTTCAGCCTGGTGCATCGGAAGCATGCGCCGAAATCCCAATCCAACGACCAACCTATTTCCGGAGCACCTGTCCATGCAAACTAAAACTACTCGTATGGGTCACAAGCCGCTGGCCCTGGGTCTGATCGTGCTTGCCGTCGCCCTGGTGGCGGCCGGCGTGATAAGCCGCCGCTCGGTCGCCGAGCAAGTCAACGAAGCCAGCGCACCGCTGGTGCCGATGGTTAGCGTGCTGGCCGTCAAGCCGATCAGCGGCGCGCCGCTGGAACTGCCGGCCCGCATCGAAGCGTGGCAACGCGCACCGATCTATGCCCGCGTCAGCGGCTACCTGAAAAGCTGGAGCGTCGACATCGGCGCGCCGGTCAAGGCCGGCCAGCAACTGGCCGACATCGAAACGCCCGACCTCGACCAGCAACTGCTGCAAGCCAAGGCCGAACTGGCCAGCGCGCGCAGCAACCTGACGCTGGCCGCCAGCACCGCCAAGCGCTGGCAGGGTCTGCTGACGGCGGACGCCGTGTCGCGCCAGGAAGCGGACGAGAAAGCCGGCGACCTGGCCGCCAAGCAGGCCGCCGTCAGCGCCATGCAGGCCAATGTCGACCGCGTGCAATCGCTGCAGCGCTACACCCGCCTGGTGGCGCCGTTCGACGGCGTGGTGACCACCCGCAACACCGATGTCGGCGCGCTGATCAGCGTCGGCGGTGCGCCGGGCACGGAACTGTTCGTGGTGTCCGACATCAGCCGCCTGCGCGTCTACGTCAACGTGCCGCAACGCCAGATCGCCGCCATCAAGGTCGGCGACAAGGCCGAGCTGACCGTGCCGGAACGTCCGGGCAAGACCTTCGTCGCCACCGTGCAGTCGCTGTCGCAGTCGATCAATGTCAGTTCCGGCGCCATGCTGGTGCAGCTGAGCGTGCAGAACGACAGCCACGACCTGCTGCCGGGCGGTTACGCCTCGCTGCACTTCGACGCGCCGCTGACCAGCAACGCGCTGAGCATCCCGCCAAGCGCGCTGATCTTCAACAAGGCCGGCACCCAGGTCGCGACGCTGGGCAAGGATAACCATGTGGTAGTGAAAACCATCACCGTTGGCCGCGACCTCGGCAATGTGCTGGAAATCGCCTCCGGCCTCGATAGCAACGACCAGGTGATCGCCAATCCGCCGGACGGCGTCGCCACCGGCGATGTGGTCCGCGTTGCCGCCGCTGCTACTAACTCCAAGGCCAAGCTGTGAAGATCTTTAATCCCGCTCCCCTCGCTTTGGCCGTGACGCTGGCGTTGGCCTTGAGCGCCTGCGCCGACGCTCCGGTTCAGGCTCCGCCGGCGGTGCCGCTGGCCGACGCTTTCCGCGACCTGCCGCCCGGCTGGGCCGACGCCAACGCCAAGGCGCCGCAACTGCCCGCCGACTGGTGGAAAATGTACGGCGACCAGCAACTCGACCAGCTGCAACAACAGCTGCTGGATAACAGCCCCGACCTGGCCAGCGCGCTGGCGCGCTACCTGCAGGCGCAGGCCGCCACCAATACGCTGCGGGCGGCGCAATCGCCGACCCTGGGCGCCTCGCTCAACGGCCAGCGCGACCGCCAGTCCGACCTCAAGCCGCTGCGCGGCGCCACCTCGCCGGCTGAATACAACAGCGGCACGCTGCAATTCGATCTCGGCTACGAAGTCGACCTGTGGGGCCGCATCAGCAAGCAGGTCAGCGCTGGCGTGGCGCAGGAACGCGCCGCCAATGCCGATCTGGCAGCGGCCCGCCTGTCGCTGCAAATCCAGCTGGCCGACACGCTGCTGGCCCTGCGCGGCGCCGATGCCGACCTCAAGCTGCTGCGCGAAACCGAAGTGGCCTACCAGCGCCAGGCCGACCTGATCAACCGCCGGCATGAAGGCGGCAGCGCCTCCGGCCTGGACCTGGCCCGCGCCGAGACCCAGCTGGAATCGACCCGCTCGCTGCTGCGTCAGCGCCAGGCCCAGCGCAATGTGCAGGAACACGCGATCGCCGCACTGGTCGGCGCCAACGCCGCCAGCTTCACGCTGGCGCCGAACGACGTCAGCTTCGTGACGCCGGCGCTGCCGGTCGGCCTGCCGTCGCAATTGCTGCAACGCCGTCCCGACATCGCCGCAGCGGCGCTGCGCGTGGCGGCCGCCAGCGACCAGGTCGGCGTGGCGCGCACCGCGCTGTTCCCGTCGCTGACGCTGAACGCGTCGGGTGGTTTCCAGTCGAGCGACTTCGGCCGCTTTGCCCAGGCTTCCAACCTGTTCTGGGCAGTCGGTCCGTCGCTGGCCGTCAGCCTGCTGGATGGCGGCCGCCGCAAGGCGCAGATCGCCAATGCCGAGGCACAGCTGGATGAAGCCGGCGCGCGCTACCGTTCGGTGGTGCTGACCGCCTTCCAGCAGGTCGAAGACCAGCTGTCGCTGCTGACCAACTACGACGAAGCGTCCAAGTCCGACCATCTGGCCGCCACCGCCGCCCAGCGCGCGCTGGACCTGGCCAAGAAGCGTTACGACGAAGGCGCGGCCAGCTACCTGGAAGTGGTGACGGCGCAAACCGCCTACCTGCAATCGGCGCGCAGCGAACTGGACCTGACCACCCGCTACCGCCAGGCCGGCGTGCAGCTGGTCAAGGCCATCGGCGGCGGCTGGACCGCAGGTTAAGCGGGATCTGGCTAGCGGGGCAGGCAGAATCGCCGTCATGGCGCTACAATGGATGAGTTAACGACTAATCAAGGAGCTCCATGATGGCGAAAGCAATGAAGATCGATATCGGCCTGTCCGATAAAAGCCGTGCGAAAATCGCGGCTGGCCTGTCCGGCCTGCTGGCCGACAGCTACACGCTGTACCTGATGACCCACAACTTCCACTGGAACGTCAAAGGTCCGATGTTCAACTCGCTGCACCAGATGTTCATGACGCAGTACACCGAACAATGGGCGGCGCTGGACCAGATCGCCGAGCGCATCCGTGCGCTGGGCTACCCGGCGCCGGGCACCTACGCCCAGTTCGCCAAGCTGGCCACCATCAAGGAAGTCGACGGTGTGCCGGTCGCGCTGGACATGGTGCGTCACTTGGTCGAAGCGCAGGAAGCCACCGCCCGCACCGCGCGCAAGCTGCTGCCGGTGGTCGACGAGTGCGACGACCAGCCGACCGCCGACCTGCTGACCCAGCGTCTGGACGTGCACGAGAAAACCGCGTGGATGTTGCGCAGCCTGCTGGAAGAATAAACCTTTCGTACCTTAGCAAAAGGGGCCGCATGCGGCCCCTTTTTTCATTTAGAACTCTTCCCACTCCTGGCTGTTATCGGCCGGCGCCTTGCGCGGCGCCGACGACGCTGGCGCGGCTGCCTTGGCCGCCGCCTTGGCTACCGGCTTGCTCGCCAGTTTTAGCGCCGGTTTGCGTGGCGCCGCAGCGGCCGGGGCCGCCGCCGTTGCCCGCGCCGCCGGCCGGGCAGTCGAGATCTTGCGGGCTGCGATATTGCCGCCTTCCACCTGGAACACCGCCACCATCTCGGCCAGCTTGACGGCCTGCTCCTGCATCGCTTGCGATGCCGCCGCCGCCTGTTCCACCAGCGCCGCATTCTGCTGCGTCACGGTATCCATCTCGGCCACTGCCGTATTGATCTGTTCGATGCCGATTTCCTGCTCGCGGCCTGCCGAGCTGATCTCGCTGATGATGTCGGTCACGCGCTTGACGCTGGTGACGATCTCTTCCATCGTGGTGCCGGCCTCGTTGACCAGCGCACTGCCGCTGCCGACCTTCTCCACCGAATCGGTAATCAGCGCCTTGATGTCCTTGGCGGCAGCGGCCGAGCGTTGCGCCAGATTGCGCACCTCGGTGGCGACCACCGCGAAGCCACGGCCTTGCTCACCGGCACGGGCCGCTTCCACGGCCGCATTCAGCGCCAGGATGTTGGTCTGGAAGGCGATGCCGTCGATGACGCCGATGATGTCGGCGATCTTGTCGGACGATTCGGTAATCGAGCCCATGGTGCCGATCACGCGGCTGACCAGCTCGCCACCCTTGATGGCAATGTCGGACGCCGACGACGCCAGCGTATTGGCCTGGCGCGCATTATCGGAATTCTGGCGTACGGTCGAGGTCAGCTCTTCCAGCGACGACGCCGTCTCTTCCAGGCTGGCGGCCTGCTGCTCGGTGCGGCGCGACAGGTCGAGGTTGCCGGCGGCGATTTCGCTGGACGCGGTGGCGATCGCATCGCTGCCTTCGCGCACGCTGCGC from Duganella dendranthematis encodes:
- a CDS encoding CzcE family metal-binding protein; protein product: MFNALRTTIIAATLFTGAAHAVVNPNPQFGMAESNASADRQVTINANTKSVNVNNGDTVAFNVNGKTFTWHFDTLHAEEAFSLAKIAPAGIDLGNVTVYVGSNPLYRG
- a CDS encoding DUF305 domain-containing protein; the encoded protein is MRAALIAGLAALSLTAAAASAQEHHHHGEAASTPPASAAPPVFVASSAKPFSALMDDAMAVMDAGMRQAPMNGNPDHDFVTMMMPHHQGAVDMAKAVLLSTKDPEIRNLALGIIAEQQVEIQVMQAWLDHHPTKETTK
- a CDS encoding YVTN family beta-propeller repeat protein, whose amino-acid sequence is MKQLAFAAAIGMALSVHAEAAISPLDRVYTADQNTNTVSVFSPASNKLLGQIKLGNQRPDVLSPLYKGEINVHGLGFSPDHKTLIAISNGSNSVTFIDTATNKVKGKTYVGRSPHEGFFSADGKEVWVVVRGEDYISVIDPVTFKETHRIQTELGPGMVQFHPDGKLAFAVSSFTPTVDIIDVATHTIIKRINVVSPFSPFLQFTPDYSEIWMTHKDVGKVTRISTKTLEVTGVIDTGFITNHLAFAKVGGEVRAYVTIGGENVVKVYSTGPQAKLLATIPTGALPHGAWTSDDNSRVYIGLENGDGVQVIDTATNKVIATMGGGQAPQALVYLSNVAPSATDASNLVPRVNQDSANIQLKPVAGEAKGFVVVRSLGVVESIEAFLYKLKPDTQYDVYAGNGAAPVGSFRTNAMGIANGTMIGPGHADGAITVKQAGGATVLTSLFHK
- a CDS encoding cyclase family protein, encoding MQNKPSWYPSRFGAADEIGAANLITPERVLKAAALIKTGRTYPLAVPVSKDLPAFRHRSFKLYNIQPGEQAGKTTGPNQFTFNDELAVAWTGVGTQLNGIGHIGINHVYYNGNHATDFVTVEGVKKLGVEKVPPLVARGVVLDMTVHFGVAIVPGGTTITVADIEATLARQGVQIEAGDVVLFNTGWLELIGKDDKQFLEVEPGIDIEAAKWLAERDIVAFGGDTWASEVYPNPTGEEFPVNQFMLAQRGIYNLELIDTRALLRDGIFEFLFVLGQPLYVGSTQVNINPVAIA
- a CDS encoding alpha/beta fold hydrolase produces the protein MKKLLLAGAFAALFSGAASAEVNNIVLVHGAYADGSCWNDVIAKLQQAGKHVTAVQNPLTSLTDDADATRRVLALQDGPVVLVGHSWAGTVISETGVDPKVKALVYVAARAPDAGEDYGALAAKFPAPPASAGLVKSPDGFAQLSEEAFVRDFGGDLDPARARVLYAGQGRISQTLFSARTTQAAWKVKPTYYAVSTNDRTTSPDLERFLAKRMGARTIELASSHLSMISHADEIANLILEAAK
- a CDS encoding efflux RND transporter permease subunit, whose protein sequence is MALLLLIIGPLAAMRTPTDIFPDIRIPVIAVAWQYTGQPPDQMAGRVSTLFQRALTTTVNDIEHIEANTFTGVSIVKIFFQPGVNVAVANAQVTAISQALLKQMPAGITPPLIINYNAATVPILQVALSGKGLTEQQLSDLGTNTVRTPLVSVPGAAIPLPYGGKQRQVQIDVDPALLQARGLSAQDIANALAAQNVLTPVGTQKIDSLEYTIQLNSAPTAIADLARLPVKVVNGTTIYLGDIANVHDGNAPQTNVVHVDGSRSVLMSVLKNGSTSTLAIVDGIRNKIDTLKSGWPEALKVTPINDQSVFVRAAIKGVASEGVIAAALTSLMILLFLGSWRSTIIIAVSIPLSILGSIIALSAIGESLNLMTLGGLALAVGILVDDATVTIENINWHLEQGKPVETSIMDGAAQIATPAFVSLLCICIVFVPMFFLDGVSRFLFVPMAEAVIFAMIFSFLLSRTLVPTMANYLLKAHDTGEGHAHGHHGAATLPPSRNPLVNFQRAFEARFERLRAGYYGILESAIGSRPKFIIGFMVVVLASFALVPFLGSNFFPSVDSGQVLLHVRVPVGTRIEETAARFAHIEQAIRRVIPSKEIVTLTDNIGMPASSINMVYNNTGMMGTQDGDFQIALGEDHAPTAEYVRKLRKVLPEEFPDTTFSFPPADIVGQILNFGSPAPIDIQIRGAKIDDNYVYADKLLKRIRAIKGVADARIQQSNKAPVFNVDLDRTQAQQLGLNTRDITNSMVVNLAGSSQVAPTFWLNPANGVSYPIVMQTPQPQLDSLTALANLPVGNGTSTGTATLGGVARFQRGTASALVSQYDISPMVQIYATTQDRDLGAVAKDINKVLEETKAELPKGSSAQMLGQVKTMDRAFSGLLFGLLGAVVLIYFLIVVNFQSWLDPAVIVSALPAALAGIVWMLFATNTTLSVPALTGAIMCMGVATANSVLVISFARERLEELGDATAAALEAGSVRFRPVLMTALSMIIGMLPMALGLGDGGEQNAPLGRAVIGGLIFATTATLLFVPVVFSLVHRKHAPKSQSNDQPISGAPVHAN
- a CDS encoding efflux RND transporter periplasmic adaptor subunit, producing MQTKTTRMGHKPLALGLIVLAVALVAAGVISRRSVAEQVNEASAPLVPMVSVLAVKPISGAPLELPARIEAWQRAPIYARVSGYLKSWSVDIGAPVKAGQQLADIETPDLDQQLLQAKAELASARSNLTLAASTAKRWQGLLTADAVSRQEADEKAGDLAAKQAAVSAMQANVDRVQSLQRYTRLVAPFDGVVTTRNTDVGALISVGGAPGTELFVVSDISRLRVYVNVPQRQIAAIKVGDKAELTVPERPGKTFVATVQSLSQSINVSSGAMLVQLSVQNDSHDLLPGGYASLHFDAPLTSNALSIPPSALIFNKAGTQVATLGKDNHVVVKTITVGRDLGNVLEIASGLDSNDQVIANPPDGVATGDVVRVAAAATNSKAKL
- a CDS encoding efflux transporter outer membrane subunit, with protein sequence MKIFNPAPLALAVTLALALSACADAPVQAPPAVPLADAFRDLPPGWADANAKAPQLPADWWKMYGDQQLDQLQQQLLDNSPDLASALARYLQAQAATNTLRAAQSPTLGASLNGQRDRQSDLKPLRGATSPAEYNSGTLQFDLGYEVDLWGRISKQVSAGVAQERAANADLAAARLSLQIQLADTLLALRGADADLKLLRETEVAYQRQADLINRRHEGGSASGLDLARAETQLESTRSLLRQRQAQRNVQEHAIAALVGANAASFTLAPNDVSFVTPALPVGLPSQLLQRRPDIAAAALRVAAASDQVGVARTALFPSLTLNASGGFQSSDFGRFAQASNLFWAVGPSLAVSLLDGGRRKAQIANAEAQLDEAGARYRSVVLTAFQQVEDQLSLLTNYDEASKSDHLAATAAQRALDLAKKRYDEGAASYLEVVTAQTAYLQSARSELDLTTRYRQAGVQLVKAIGGGWTAG
- a CDS encoding Dps family protein, producing MMAKAMKIDIGLSDKSRAKIAAGLSGLLADSYTLYLMTHNFHWNVKGPMFNSLHQMFMTQYTEQWAALDQIAERIRALGYPAPGTYAQFAKLATIKEVDGVPVALDMVRHLVEAQEATARTARKLLPVVDECDDQPTADLLTQRLDVHEKTAWMLRSLLEE